One window from the genome of Terriglobia bacterium encodes:
- the tsaE gene encoding tRNA (adenosine(37)-N6)-threonylcarbamoyltransferase complex ATPase subunit type 1 TsaE has product MIAVRSHQRPTVRSIRSRSPEETERLGRQLACTLAVPEVVLLCGPLGIGKTTLARGLAQGLGVEDPASVHSPSFTIVNIYQGRCPIYHVDLYRLAGERDLSSVGLEDFLGRDGVTIVEWGERLSTHCDAALVIELEDAGGDARILRIRQTGARNRQRTQPRRGT; this is encoded by the coding sequence ATGATCGCAGTCCGCAGCCATCAGAGACCGACGGTCCGAAGCATCCGCAGCCGTTCTCCGGAAGAAACCGAGCGATTGGGGAGGCAGCTTGCCTGCACCCTCGCTGTTCCGGAAGTGGTCTTGTTATGCGGCCCTTTGGGGATTGGCAAGACGACCCTGGCGCGCGGTCTTGCACAGGGGCTTGGCGTCGAAGATCCGGCTTCCGTTCACAGCCCGTCTTTTACGATCGTAAATATTTACCAGGGGCGCTGTCCGATTTATCATGTGGATCTTTATCGTCTGGCTGGTGAACGTGATTTGAGCTCTGTGGGGCTGGAGGACTTCCTGGGCCGGGACGGCGTGACCATCGTCGAATGGGGCGAGCGGCTCTCGACCCATTGTGATGCCGCTCTTGTGATTGAGCTCGAAGACGCGGGCGGGGACGCACGCATTCTCCGCATCCGCCAAACCGGTGCACGTAACCGGCAGAGAACGCAGCCCCGGCGAGGAACTTAG
- a CDS encoding dihydrodipicolinate synthase family protein, whose product MNKSLSGIFPPVTTPFDSDGQLLIEKFKENLDRWAAAPLAGLTVLGSNGEAHYLSDQEKLLLVREARLRTDPARTLVVGAGKEATRLTIEFVRKVADLGADYALIGMPHYYKARMTDDALFAHFWSVGDESPIPVLIYNAPQFTGISASAAVLERLGAHENIAGMKESSGNLPLQAEVRRRTPERFQVLVGSAPTLLPSLIQGACGGIVAIACALPALTTKVYERYLAGDWKGAADLQKRLSPPAEAVTSLFGIPGLKFAMSLMGFFGGEARLPLLPLKDDQRAKLTSILRAAGVLDAAEHSQH is encoded by the coding sequence ATGAACAAGAGCTTATCCGGAATTTTTCCTCCAGTTACTACACCATTTGATTCTGACGGCCAACTGCTGATCGAAAAGTTCAAGGAGAACCTGGACCGGTGGGCCGCGGCGCCTCTCGCCGGACTGACCGTCCTGGGATCAAATGGGGAAGCCCATTATCTCTCGGATCAGGAAAAGCTCCTGCTGGTGCGCGAGGCCCGCCTGCGAACTGACCCCGCCAGGACCCTGGTTGTGGGCGCCGGGAAGGAAGCGACGCGCCTGACGATTGAATTCGTCCGCAAGGTCGCAGACCTCGGTGCGGATTATGCCCTTATCGGCATGCCCCATTACTACAAGGCGCGCATGACTGACGACGCCTTGTTTGCCCATTTCTGGAGTGTCGGCGACGAGTCCCCGATCCCGGTTCTGATTTACAACGCGCCGCAGTTTACCGGGATCAGCGCAAGTGCGGCCGTTCTCGAACGGCTCGGCGCGCACGAAAACATAGCGGGCATGAAGGAAAGCTCCGGCAACCTGCCCTTGCAGGCGGAAGTGCGCCGGCGTACCCCCGAACGATTCCAGGTTCTGGTCGGATCGGCGCCGACATTGCTGCCCAGCCTGATTCAAGGAGCGTGCGGAGGGATCGTCGCGATCGCCTGCGCCTTGCCCGCCCTGACTACTAAGGTCTACGAAAGGTACCTCGCTGGCGACTGGAAGGGGGCAGCCGATCTGCAGAAACGGCTGTCACCACCGGCCGAGGCGGTTACCAGTCTGTTCGGCATCCCTGGCCTGAAATTTGCCATGAGCCTGATGGGCTTTTTCGGCGGCGAGGCGCGTCTGCCTCTGTTGCCCTTGAAGGATGATCAGCGTGCGAAATTGACATCGATCCTTCGGGCGGCGGGTGTGCTCGACGCCGCGGAACATTCACAGCATTGA
- a CDS encoding NAD(P)H-hydrate dehydratase: MKILTAVQMGEVDRLTTERYGIPSLLLMENAGRSVTDELEKVCPSAVRKRVLILCGTGNNGGDGLVVARHLAARGGCPEVWVMGDPARYRGDALENWKMFQSMDLPVQVLPGVKERSALLRRAPFPDVVIDGLFGTGLSKPIGADFRSTIDWINKSRPRSLVVAVDLPSGVFADSPLLEGVAVQADLTVTFTALKAALVFPPAAGRAGRVVVAPIGSPAALLQSPEYRTELIDKAQVRRALPRRARDSHKGTYGHVFALAGSRDKSGAALMTGLAALRSGAGLVTLMLPESLRKDMLGKVPELMTVWLPETRDGTADASAAALVLDQLAQADAVVVGPGLSTNSPTQRLVRDVVRNAPVPVVLDADGINAFAGKVEDLRNDAGNPVAITPHPGEMARLLGTTIAGVQRHRLEIAQGCSVKQNLFVVLKGFQTLVGTPDGRVFVNDTGNPGMATGGTGDILSGMIGRFAAGWKSKFNGANMEALADYLSAAVHLHGLAGDLAAVEKGEESLIATDLLAFLPDAFKRVCQE, from the coding sequence ATGAAAATCCTGACGGCAGTGCAAATGGGAGAGGTCGACCGGCTCACGACCGAGCGCTACGGGATTCCCTCGCTCCTGTTGATGGAGAACGCAGGCCGGTCGGTGACCGACGAACTGGAGAAAGTCTGTCCCAGTGCGGTCAGGAAACGCGTTCTGATACTTTGCGGCACTGGGAATAACGGCGGTGACGGACTGGTGGTCGCGCGGCACCTTGCTGCCCGAGGCGGGTGCCCGGAAGTCTGGGTTATGGGGGATCCAGCAAGATACCGGGGAGACGCACTCGAGAACTGGAAGATGTTTCAATCTATGGACCTCCCGGTCCAGGTTTTGCCGGGCGTCAAAGAGCGCTCGGCTCTGCTGAGACGCGCTCCATTCCCGGATGTCGTTATTGATGGATTGTTTGGGACAGGGCTTTCCAAACCGATCGGCGCTGATTTTCGCAGCACCATCGACTGGATCAACAAATCTCGTCCTCGGTCCCTGGTGGTCGCGGTGGACCTACCCTCGGGGGTGTTTGCCGACTCGCCGCTCCTGGAAGGAGTGGCGGTGCAAGCCGACCTGACGGTTACATTTACGGCCCTCAAGGCAGCATTGGTATTTCCGCCTGCGGCCGGCAGGGCGGGGCGCGTCGTGGTTGCCCCAATCGGATCGCCCGCGGCGCTTCTCCAGAGTCCCGAGTACCGCACGGAACTTATTGACAAGGCTCAAGTGCGGCGCGCGCTTCCCCGGAGGGCACGCGACAGCCACAAGGGCACGTACGGCCATGTATTTGCCCTGGCGGGATCAAGAGACAAGAGCGGAGCGGCGCTTATGACCGGGCTGGCGGCACTGCGTTCCGGAGCCGGCCTGGTCACGCTCATGCTGCCTGAGAGTCTCCGGAAGGACATGCTGGGCAAGGTTCCGGAACTGATGACTGTCTGGCTGCCGGAAACGCGGGACGGAACAGCCGACGCCTCGGCAGCCGCGCTGGTTCTCGATCAGCTCGCGCAAGCAGATGCGGTGGTCGTCGGTCCCGGATTATCGACGAATTCACCGACACAGCGATTGGTGCGAGATGTCGTCCGGAATGCGCCGGTCCCAGTCGTCCTGGATGCTGACGGCATCAATGCTTTCGCCGGCAAGGTGGAAGACCTGCGCAACGACGCTGGGAATCCGGTCGCAATTACGCCCCATCCGGGGGAAATGGCCCGGCTTCTGGGCACGACCATCGCGGGTGTCCAGCGGCACCGCCTGGAAATCGCCCAGGGTTGCTCCGTGAAGCAAAATCTCTTTGTCGTGCTCAAGGGATTTCAGACCCTCGTGGGCACGCCCGATGGACGCGTTTTCGTCAACGACACCGGCAATCCTGGCATGGCGACCGGAGGAACCGGAGATATTCTGTCCGGGATGATAGGGCGTTTTGCGGCAGGGTGGAAAAGCAAGTTCAACGGCGCCAACATGGAAGCTCTGGCAGATTACCTGTCGGCTGCGGTCCATCTCCATGGTCTGGCCGGTGATCTCGCCGCAGTGGAGAAAGGGGAGGAGTCGCTGATCGCAACGGATCTTCTCGCCTTTTTACCGGATGCTTTCAAGAGAGTGTGCCAGGAATGA
- a CDS encoding matrixin family metalloprotease yields MPLLIAAGAVLLSALSVRAYVPLRWGAQGVPGAWAISRFPLAFFLNEASAQGTSNISPGSSLMAAVRAAMSSWQSVQTAEIRFADPTLTAVDSAQHDGINVITMADTPINREVLGGDQGAVALTRIDFNANTGEITESDIILSPGYPFSTNQAPYTYDLQAIVTHELGHALGCDHSPAQSDTMFAVTAPGEFFQRYLSADAIAFVSFTYPYKARIDSLGSISGRVTSGGNGIFGASIAAVNLDRNLVYAAFSEPGGGFTINGPVTGRYAIYAEPLDGPATPDQLLVQGANAYYKGLNTSFRTVFAAEQSLGVDGSSRTLTVDLAVSPGSPTLNIDRMGRGDPDNGLGYLSPGSVLASPGETLSLWIGGANTWKVAGVSDIKVLGTGVVLDSSRGIRVLKNGSGTEVGISVLAHVAPDAAPGARTVLLKVKDEQVASTGGIIVAAQALPATTLYFPYLKATPERYTGIALANLTPDVPAIVRISGRDALGALLWSEDAIVPSDMTLPGGAQTARLERQIFNLPLNTVQSGSVTVESDSTNLHGLFLTGDFAGTCMDGAEAFSRGYAQLCFVDVLQDANTSTEIHLMNIDDMPVTVDLALVGGGGIRTVRRTIPGDGKIGESISTLFGFSGELHSAHVTATTTAEALAGFELISQPDAVAGLNALPLENAGSVLYSPQLAVGDIGVHFDTRLNVVNAGQSRTTVTVALLDEGGLLLAPDTKVVDLESGAHFSLDVRSLFGLEHAQGYIQVSASGDGKLLGNVLFGDGDPTAGRLKFDAALPLFTSGSQSFLFAHLAQSAGYYTGVAFLAPGDAKSPANVKVEAFDRAGHSRGSASFPLSPGQRYVSLLSGLIPDTDGQLGGYVKVTSDLPVFGFELFGTADGQSLSAVAPQRLLK; encoded by the coding sequence ATGCCGCTGCTGATCGCGGCGGGCGCCGTGCTGCTGTCCGCCCTGTCGGTACGGGCTTATGTACCGTTGCGTTGGGGAGCGCAGGGCGTGCCGGGTGCCTGGGCCATCTCCCGATTTCCGCTTGCGTTCTTCCTGAATGAAGCCTCTGCGCAAGGAACGTCGAATATCTCACCCGGAAGCAGCCTGATGGCCGCGGTCCGGGCTGCGATGTCTTCCTGGCAAAGCGTCCAGACAGCAGAGATCCGCTTTGCCGACCCGACTCTCACAGCCGTAGATTCTGCTCAGCATGATGGCATAAACGTGATTACCATGGCCGACACGCCGATCAATCGGGAGGTCCTTGGGGGAGATCAGGGTGCCGTTGCATTGACCCGGATCGACTTCAATGCAAACACCGGTGAGATTACCGAGAGTGACATCATCCTCAGCCCGGGCTATCCCTTTTCGACGAACCAGGCCCCTTACACCTATGATCTTCAGGCCATAGTGACTCACGAGCTGGGCCACGCGCTTGGCTGCGATCACTCCCCGGCGCAAAGCGACACCATGTTTGCAGTGACGGCGCCGGGCGAGTTTTTCCAGCGCTATCTTTCGGCGGATGCGATAGCCTTTGTCAGCTTTACGTATCCCTACAAGGCTCGGATCGACTCGCTGGGATCGATCTCCGGGCGGGTTACCTCAGGTGGCAACGGCATCTTTGGCGCTTCCATAGCGGCGGTGAATCTCGACCGCAATCTCGTGTACGCAGCCTTTTCTGAGCCAGGTGGCGGCTTCACCATCAACGGGCCGGTCACAGGGCGGTATGCGATCTACGCGGAGCCTCTTGATGGACCGGCAACTCCGGATCAGCTGCTGGTTCAGGGGGCCAACGCCTACTACAAAGGGCTGAACACCTCGTTCCGCACAGTTTTTGCTGCAGAACAAAGCCTAGGTGTGGATGGCTCCTCCAGGACGCTGACTGTGGACCTCGCCGTGTCCCCGGGCTCACCCACGCTGAACATCGACCGGATGGGGCGTGGCGATCCGGACAACGGCCTCGGATACCTGTCGCCAGGATCGGTTCTCGCAAGCCCGGGCGAGACGCTGAGCTTGTGGATCGGCGGCGCCAATACCTGGAAAGTCGCGGGCGTGAGCGACATCAAGGTTCTGGGGACCGGCGTTGTACTGGACTCCTCGCGGGGCATAAGGGTTCTGAAGAACGGCAGCGGTACTGAAGTAGGCATCTCGGTTCTGGCTCACGTCGCTCCCGATGCCGCGCCGGGAGCAAGAACGGTGCTGCTCAAAGTCAAGGACGAACAGGTCGCGAGCACCGGCGGCATTATAGTGGCGGCGCAGGCGCTGCCTGCGACAACTCTCTATTTCCCATACCTGAAGGCAACTCCCGAACGGTATACGGGTATCGCGCTCGCGAACTTGACCCCGGATGTCCCGGCGATTGTCCGCATATCGGGCCGCGACGCGCTGGGAGCCCTGCTGTGGAGTGAGGATGCCATCGTTCCTTCTGATATGACCCTTCCAGGCGGGGCACAGACGGCGCGGCTCGAGCGCCAGATTTTCAACCTGCCGCTGAACACCGTCCAGTCTGGATCGGTAACCGTGGAGTCGGATAGCACTAACTTGCATGGTCTTTTCCTGACGGGCGATTTCGCCGGCACCTGCATGGATGGAGCTGAGGCGTTCTCCCGAGGTTACGCCCAACTGTGCTTCGTCGATGTACTGCAGGATGCGAACACCTCGACCGAGATCCATTTGATGAACATTGATGATATGCCGGTGACCGTGGACCTCGCGCTGGTCGGCGGAGGCGGGATCAGAACTGTGAGACGAACGATTCCCGGGGACGGGAAGATCGGAGAATCGATCTCGACATTGTTCGGGTTTTCGGGCGAGCTCCATTCCGCGCACGTAACCGCAACCACGACCGCGGAGGCACTGGCGGGCTTCGAGCTGATAAGCCAGCCGGACGCCGTCGCCGGACTCAATGCACTCCCATTGGAGAATGCCGGCTCCGTCCTGTACTCACCCCAACTCGCGGTGGGCGATATAGGGGTCCACTTCGATACCCGGCTCAACGTCGTGAACGCCGGCCAAAGCAGGACGACGGTGACGGTTGCCCTCCTTGACGAGGGCGGACTGCTGCTGGCGCCTGATACGAAGGTCGTGGACCTCGAGTCCGGTGCGCACTTCAGCCTGGATGTACGCAGCTTGTTCGGGCTCGAGCACGCACAAGGGTATATTCAGGTGTCGGCGTCAGGAGACGGGAAGCTGCTTGGCAACGTTTTGTTCGGCGACGGCGATCCTACTGCCGGCAGGCTCAAGTTCGACGCAGCACTCCCGCTGTTCACTTCCGGATCCCAGAGTTTCCTTTTTGCCCATCTGGCCCAGAGTGCCGGCTACTACACAGGAGTGGCCTTTTTGGCGCCGGGAGACGCAAAGTCGCCGGCAAACGTGAAGGTTGAAGCTTTTGACAGAGCCGGTCACAGCAGGGGGAGCGCTTCATTTCCGCTTTCTCCCGGCCAACGATACGTGTCGCTGCTCAGCGGTCTGATACCGGATACCGACGGGCAGCTGGGCGGTTATGTGAAGGTGACGTCCGACCTGCCGGTCTTCGGCTTTGAGCTGTTCGGGACGGCGGACGGGCAGTCGCTTTCGGCTGTTGCGCCGCAACGGTTGTTGAAGTAG
- a CDS encoding sugar transferase, with protein MFREHARLSAILQFAADVILTCLAFLFAYWVRIHLESITPDPLLPLLNPALYPLSYYWKYVGPAVVGWAIMASILGLYRLSIRRSDWEKIRIIFESAVLMGLFLGFLSYAVKLDLSRPLMALFVFSQICFLTLVRMAITLHYRRRRLPAQSRRNILIIGSGDKASEMGRLVSRYSDWGLKILGYIERDRGDHVSPGVEVLGTIADIPQIVEENVVDEIIFVGSKPSDLESLDEILAICREQGIRTRVAVDLFPAKVSNVSMEFLENVPLLTFSTTPDHAASLFVKRVIDIVLSAVLLAVLSPLMLVVGALIKLTSRGPVIYRQIRCGLYGRRFMLYKFRSMKEGAEDVLWEIKHLNEMDGPVFKMRNDPRVTPLGRLLRKSSVDELPQFWNVLKGDMSLVGPRAPLPDEVREYSRWQRRRLSVKPGITCLWQVSGRNEIDFHEWMKLDLHYIDNWSLLLDLKILLRTFPVVLLGKGAR; from the coding sequence ATGTTTCGCGAGCACGCCCGGCTGTCTGCCATTCTCCAGTTTGCTGCTGATGTGATTCTTACCTGTCTTGCGTTTCTTTTCGCCTACTGGGTCCGCATCCATCTTGAGAGCATCACGCCTGACCCACTGCTGCCGCTGTTGAATCCCGCTTTGTATCCGCTCTCATACTACTGGAAGTACGTGGGACCGGCCGTGGTCGGGTGGGCGATCATGGCGTCTATCCTGGGGCTTTACCGCCTTTCGATTCGCCGATCGGATTGGGAGAAGATTCGCATTATTTTTGAAAGTGCTGTGCTGATGGGACTGTTTCTAGGATTCCTATCCTACGCCGTGAAGCTCGATCTGAGCCGCCCGCTCATGGCACTTTTTGTTTTCTCGCAAATCTGCTTCCTTACGCTCGTGCGCATGGCCATAACACTCCATTACCGGAGGCGCCGGCTCCCCGCGCAGAGCCGTCGCAACATTCTGATTATTGGAAGCGGGGACAAAGCCAGCGAGATGGGAAGGCTGGTTTCGCGTTACTCGGATTGGGGATTGAAGATCCTCGGCTACATAGAACGGGATCGAGGGGATCATGTGAGCCCCGGAGTGGAAGTCCTGGGAACCATCGCGGACATTCCGCAGATCGTCGAAGAAAATGTTGTGGATGAGATCATTTTCGTGGGCAGCAAGCCCAGCGATCTGGAAAGCCTCGACGAAATCCTGGCAATCTGCAGGGAGCAGGGAATCCGCACGCGCGTGGCAGTCGACCTGTTCCCAGCCAAGGTTTCCAATGTCTCGATGGAGTTTCTCGAAAACGTTCCGCTTCTCACGTTCAGCACGACTCCGGACCATGCGGCCTCGCTTTTTGTCAAGCGGGTCATAGACATTGTTCTATCGGCAGTTCTGCTTGCGGTTTTGTCGCCGTTGATGCTTGTCGTCGGCGCCCTGATCAAACTGACTTCGCGGGGACCGGTCATCTACAGACAGATTCGATGCGGTCTTTATGGCCGGAGGTTTATGCTTTACAAGTTTCGCAGCATGAAGGAAGGCGCCGAGGATGTGCTTTGGGAGATCAAGCATCTCAACGAAATGGACGGGCCTGTCTTCAAGATGCGCAACGATCCGCGGGTAACACCGCTGGGCCGGCTCCTGCGCAAGAGTTCCGTTGATGAGCTGCCACAGTTCTGGAACGTCCTCAAAGGAGATATGAGCCTGGTGGGGCCGCGTGCGCCGCTGCCCGACGAAGTCAGGGAGTACTCCCGATGGCAGAGACGCCGGTTGTCGGTGAAGCCCGGGATCACATGCCTGTGGCAGGTTTCAGGCCGCAACGAAATCGATTTCCACGAGTGGATGAAGCTCGATCTGCACTACATCGACAATTGGTCGCTTCTCCTCGACCTCAAGATCCTGTTACGTACTTTCCCCGTCGTGCTGCTGGGTAAAGGTGCGCGCTAA
- the bshB1 gene encoding bacillithiol biosynthesis deacetylase BshB1 yields the protein MPLDILAFGAHPDDVELHVGGTLAKMAARGYAVGVVDLTRGELGTRGTPAIRVREARKAAGILGLKVRENLGLPDGGVLVTPATRLKVIRALRKHRPMIVLAPHWDEAHPDHANAGKLVAEAAHHAGLAKIRTGQEHFRPKAILYFMLPPYVRPTFIVDISEHIAQREAAIRAHRSQLFDPGREPDTYLSQPDFLYRVNAVVSYYGTLVGRAKGEAFFMKVPPEIPDLVDFFRRQGLRRLR from the coding sequence ATGCCGCTAGATATACTTGCTTTTGGAGCACATCCCGACGATGTCGAATTGCACGTCGGGGGAACACTGGCCAAAATGGCCGCCCGCGGTTATGCGGTCGGTGTCGTAGACTTGACTCGCGGGGAATTGGGAACGCGTGGAACCCCGGCCATTCGAGTCCGCGAGGCCAGGAAGGCTGCCGGGATTCTGGGACTTAAGGTGCGGGAAAATCTCGGCCTGCCTGATGGGGGCGTTCTGGTAACTCCTGCGACGCGCCTCAAAGTGATTCGCGCCTTGCGGAAGCACCGCCCCATGATCGTGCTGGCACCTCACTGGGACGAAGCCCACCCGGATCACGCCAACGCGGGCAAGCTCGTCGCCGAGGCGGCGCATCACGCAGGGCTCGCGAAAATAAGGACCGGCCAGGAGCATTTCCGGCCGAAGGCGATCCTGTACTTCATGCTGCCTCCCTACGTCCGGCCCACTTTCATCGTAGATATATCCGAGCACATCGCGCAGCGTGAGGCGGCGATCCGCGCTCATCGCTCCCAACTGTTCGATCCGGGGCGCGAACCGGATACCTACCTGAGCCAGCCCGACTTCCTTTATCGCGTCAATGCAGTCGTCTCTTATTACGGCACGCTGGTCGGCAGAGCCAAAGGTGAGGCATTCTTCATGAAAGTGCCGCCCGAAATTCCTGATCTTGTCGATTTCTTCCGCAGGCAGGGCCTGCGGCGCCTGCGCTGA
- the bshC gene encoding bacillithiol biosynthesis BshC: MRFRDLPGFPPLFVDFVEGAQPARTFFGCPTDAESLRSRAASSQTRLLPRRELCDLLLAQAEQFGSGEAALANIARLRVPQTVAVAVTLRPELFGGPLCSWLKALTAARLAAWLDHDGRPAVPVAWIDPRIDPACLSVGLFASGSLQRFNLDDRSGPTVTVPDQIKDLLGRIALAFDVTAGDSDVLRLLETAYEPGKDFVLAWGQLISRFLEPCGIILLDPRQNGLPPIMRSLPPSIDKDKIAALLAKQDKHLIAAGYGPKKQHVEGNQDVQPLSPLVGPNLVLPVAANVMDASEAYGFARNQAIFGELRLPPPVIWPAVSATLLEARDRKVLARYGIGIEKLFMGSSVITNNLMKQMSVGEQQARMDGLRAEVEEHLANLASLVPPADKLRQGIEKSRRRMVYQIDKLRKRLSDAEMRRREAMVRQISRLCDGLAPWGRLQEREFAAFQFVQRHSRALPQRLCKSIDPWKFEHQLILL, encoded by the coding sequence TTGAGATTCCGGGATCTGCCAGGATTTCCACCGCTGTTTGTCGATTTCGTCGAGGGTGCGCAGCCTGCCCGGACATTCTTCGGCTGCCCGACGGATGCCGAGAGCCTCCGATCACGCGCCGCATCGTCCCAGACGCGACTTTTGCCGCGCCGGGAATTGTGTGATCTGCTTCTGGCACAGGCGGAGCAGTTCGGCAGCGGGGAGGCGGCGCTGGCCAATATCGCAAGGCTGCGCGTTCCGCAAACCGTGGCAGTGGCTGTGACTCTGCGCCCGGAACTCTTTGGCGGTCCGCTCTGCAGCTGGCTGAAGGCCCTGACGGCGGCCCGGCTGGCAGCCTGGCTCGACCATGACGGCAGGCCCGCGGTTCCGGTGGCTTGGATCGATCCCAGGATCGATCCGGCCTGCCTGAGTGTCGGGTTGTTCGCGTCAGGCAGTCTGCAACGCTTCAACCTCGATGACAGGTCCGGTCCAACGGTTACTGTCCCGGACCAGATCAAGGACTTGCTGGGGCGGATCGCCCTCGCGTTCGATGTCACTGCGGGAGATTCGGACGTTCTGCGGCTGCTGGAAACGGCCTACGAGCCCGGGAAGGACTTCGTACTTGCATGGGGGCAATTGATCTCCCGATTTCTCGAACCCTGCGGCATAATTCTGCTGGACCCGAGGCAGAACGGTTTGCCGCCTATAATGCGTTCGCTGCCGCCATCCATCGACAAGGATAAAATTGCGGCGCTGCTGGCAAAGCAGGACAAGCACCTGATTGCCGCGGGCTACGGACCGAAGAAGCAGCATGTCGAGGGAAACCAGGATGTCCAGCCGCTATCACCCCTTGTTGGACCGAATCTGGTCTTGCCTGTCGCCGCGAACGTGATGGATGCTTCCGAGGCATACGGGTTCGCCCGCAACCAGGCGATCTTCGGCGAGCTACGATTGCCGCCGCCAGTCATTTGGCCTGCCGTGAGCGCCACTTTGCTCGAGGCGCGCGACCGAAAAGTGCTGGCACGTTACGGGATAGGCATTGAAAAACTCTTTATGGGATCATCGGTTATAACTAATAATCTAATGAAACAAATGAGCGTTGGCGAGCAACAGGCCCGCATGGATGGGCTGAGGGCAGAGGTCGAGGAGCATCTGGCGAATCTGGCGAGCCTGGTGCCCCCGGCGGACAAGCTCAGGCAGGGAATCGAGAAATCACGGCGGCGAATGGTTTATCAGATCGACAAACTGAGGAAGCGGCTTTCCGATGCCGAGATGCGGCGCCGGGAAGCGATGGTGCGGCAGATTTCGCGCCTGTGCGACGGGCTTGCGCCCTGGGGCCGGCTGCAGGAGCGGGAGTTCGCAGCTTTTCAATTCGTCCAGAGGCACTCGCGCGCGTTGCCGCAGCGCCTCTGTAAAAGCATCGATCCCTGGAAGTTTGAACATCAACTCATTTTGCTATAG
- a CDS encoding M48 family metalloprotease: MFSAGLVIVLTFAMSVASFATDRRHGDVQNIGNRDITGRIWGIFPNFVSLEREIQIGQQVASEFEQTAKLIDDPVISDYVNRVGQDIVKHSDAKVPFHIKVVDTDEVNAFAFPGGFFYVNKGLILAADNESELAGVMAHEISHVAARHATSRMTKGQILQLVAIPALFVGGYWAQMAIQNGLGLGINLELLGVTRDSEKEADQLGIQYLWNTGYDPNAFVSFFEKLQAQEKTKPGKLAGFFRTHPYTVDRIAASMDEERYLPEKDNYVVNTSEFDRVKARLLAIDNAMRADEASPVDQKRPTLKRRTDSGDDPNSTDPQDQKQKPTLKKAGDPTKK; this comes from the coding sequence ATGTTCTCTGCCGGGTTGGTCATTGTCCTGACTTTTGCGATGTCAGTGGCAAGTTTCGCCACCGATCGGAGGCACGGGGACGTTCAGAATATTGGTAATCGCGATATCACGGGGAGAATATGGGGGATCTTCCCCAACTTTGTTTCCCTGGAAAGAGAAATTCAAATCGGGCAGCAGGTCGCGTCCGAATTCGAGCAGACCGCCAAGCTGATCGATGATCCGGTCATCAGTGACTACGTGAACCGCGTCGGCCAAGACATCGTCAAGCACTCGGATGCCAAGGTACCGTTTCACATCAAGGTCGTCGACACGGACGAGGTGAACGCGTTCGCCTTCCCCGGTGGTTTCTTTTATGTAAACAAGGGGCTGATACTGGCAGCCGACAACGAATCGGAACTCGCCGGCGTCATGGCCCATGAGATCTCACACGTCGCCGCGCGCCATGCGACTTCGCGGATGACAAAGGGACAGATCCTTCAGCTGGTTGCAATTCCCGCCTTGTTCGTGGGCGGATATTGGGCCCAAATGGCAATTCAGAACGGCCTCGGCCTCGGAATCAACCTCGAACTGCTGGGCGTGACCCGCGATTCTGAGAAAGAAGCCGACCAGCTGGGAATTCAGTACCTCTGGAACACGGGGTATGACCCGAACGCCTTTGTCTCGTTCTTCGAAAAACTCCAGGCGCAGGAAAAGACCAAGCCGGGCAAGCTGGCGGGCTTTTTCCGCACCCATCCTTACACGGTGGATCGTATCGCCGCCTCGATGGATGAAGAGCGCTACCTGCCTGAAAAGGACAACTATGTCGTCAATACTTCCGAATTCGATCGCGTCAAGGCCAGGCTCCTGGCCATTGACAATGCCATGAGGGCTGATGAAGCCTCTCCGGTCGATCAGAAGCGACCGACTCTCAAACGGCGGACCGATTCCGGGGACGACCCGAACAGCACCGATCCGCAGGATCAGAAGCAGAAGCCGACGCTGAAAAAGGCGGGAGACCCTACTAAGAAATAA